A single region of the Hippopotamus amphibius kiboko isolate mHipAmp2 chromosome 6, mHipAmp2.hap2, whole genome shotgun sequence genome encodes:
- the LSG1 gene encoding large subunit GTPase 1 homolog isoform X4 gives MTQLHTSELNDGYDWGRLNLQSVTEQSSLDDFLATAELAGTEFVAEKLNIKFVPPEARTGLLSFEENQRIKKLHEENKQFLCIPRRPKWDQKTSPEELRQAEKDNFLDWRRQLVRLEEEQNLILTPFERNLDFWRQLWRVIERSDVVVQIVDARNPLLFRCEDLECYVKTVDDSKENVILINKADLLTTEQRSAWAEFFEKENVKVIFWSALAEAIQLIRDSKEEVNEDTGEAIRAEFENSSCDESEILHKETEHLSLSEAARSDEDDSEYEDCPEEEEQEDWQTCSEEGSGPDEEACGQDWKESCTVNSEAQGRRTPQKRQIHNFSHLVSKQELLEILKQIHPGKKVKDGQLTVGLVGYPNVGKSSTINTIMGDKKVSVSATPGHTKHFQTLYVEPGLCLCDCPGLVMPSFVSTKAEMICSGILPIDQMRDHVPPVSLICQHIPRHVLEATYGIDIVKPREDEDPQRPPTAEELLTAYGYMRGFRTAHGQPDQPRSARYILKDYVNGKLLYCQPPPGSDPVTFQYQHHRLLEKKVNGGEIKVHRGRNRKANQIENVVDKTFFHQENVRALTKGVQAVMGYKPGSGLVPAATVSSERGAGKPWKKHGNRNKKEKSRRLFRHLDT, from the exons ATGACTCAG TTGCACACGAGTGAACTCAACGATGGCTATGATTGGGGTCGTCTTAATCTTCAGTCCGTGACTGAACAGAGCTCTCTGGATGACTTCCTTGCCACTGCAGAACTTGCAGGAACAGAGTTTGTTGCTG AGAAGCTTAATATTAAATTTGTGCCTCCTGAGGCTAGAACTGGACTATTGTCTTTTGAGGAGAATCAGAGAATTAAGAAACtccatgaagaaaacaaacagttcTTGTGTATACCAAGGAG ACCAAAGTGGGACCAAAAAACTAGCCCAGAAGAACTCagacaggcagagaaagataaCTTTCTAGATTGGCGACGTCAGCTTGTCCG GTTGGAAGAGGAACAAAACCTGATATTGACTCCATTTGAAAGAAATTTGGACTTTTGGCGCCAGCTCTGGAGGGTGATTGAGAGAAG tgatgtcGTCGTCCAGATAGTAGATGCTCGAAATCCGCTCCTGTTTAGGTGCGAGGATTTG GAATGTTACGTGAAAACAGTCGATGACAGCAAGGAGAATGTTATTCTGATAAATAAGGCAGACTTGTTGACTACTGAGCAGCGGAGTGCCTGGGCTGAGTTCTTcgaaaaggaaaatgtgaaggTCATTTTCTGGTCGGCTTTGGCTGAAGCCATTCAACTGATTCGTGACTCTAAG GAAGAAGTAAACGAAGACACCGGAGAAGCCATCAGAGCTGAGTTTGAAAACTCCAGTTGTGACGAATCTGAAATTCTACACAAAGAGACTGAGCATCTTTCACTTAGTGAAGCTGCCAGGAGTGATGAAGATGACAGCGAGTATGAGGACTGcccggaggaggaggagcaggaggactGGCAGACGTGTTCGGAAGAGGGCAGCGGCCCTGACGAGGAGGCCTGTGGCCAGGATTGGAAGGAAAGCTGTACTGTGAATTCTGAGGCTCAAGGAAGGAGAACCCCGCAGAAGAGGCAAATACACAATTTTAGCCACCTGGTATCAAAGCAGGAATTATTGGAGATCTTGAAGCAGATACACCCAGGGAAGAAGGTGAAGGATGGACAACTTACTGTTGGACTG GTGGGCTACCCGAATGTGGGTAAGAGTTCAACGATCAACACCATCATGGGCGACAAGAAGGTGTCTGTGTCTGCCACGCCGGGTCACACCAAGCACTTTCAG ACGCTCTATGTGGAACCTGGCCTCTGCTTATGTGACTGCCCAGGCCTGGTGATGCCATCCTTCGTCTCTACCAAAGCTGAGATGATCTGCAGTGGAATCCTCCCGATTGACCAGATGAGAGACCACGTCCCGCCTGTATCACTAAT TTGCCAGCATATTCCGAGACATGTTTTAGAAGCTACATACGGCATTGACATTGTAAAGCCGAGAGAAGACGAAGACCCCCAGCGACCTCCAACAGCAGAAGAGCTGTTGACGGCTTATGGAT ATATGCGAGGATTCAGGACAGCACATGGACAGCCAGACCAGCCTCGATCTGCACGCTACATCCTGAAGGATTATGTCAAT GGTAAACTCCTGTACTGTCAGCCCCCGCCTGGAAGCGATCCTGTGACCTTTCAGTATCAACACCATCGACTCCTAGAGAAAAAAGTGAATGGTGGGGAAATAAAAGTGCACCGgggcagaaatagaaaagcaaatcAGATTGAAAATGTAGTGGACAAAACTTTTTTCCATCAa GAAAATGTGAGAGCTTTGACCAAAGGAGTCCAGGCTGTGATGGGCTACAAGCCTGGGAGTGGCCTGGTGCCGGCGGCCACTGTGAGCTCTGAGAGGGGGGCTGGCAAGCCCTGGAAAAAACatggcaatagaaataaaaaagagaaaagtcgcAGACTCTTTAGGCACCTGGATACGTGA
- the LSG1 gene encoding large subunit GTPase 1 homolog isoform X5, whose product MTSLPLQNLQEQSLLLVKRNTAEGVLLSLDRTSPWHFEKLNIKFVPPEARTGLLSFEENQRIKKLHEENKQFLCIPRRPKWDQKTSPEELRQAEKDNFLDWRRQLVRLEEEQNLILTPFERNLDFWRQLWRVIERSDVVVQIVDARNPLLFRCEDLECYVKTVDDSKENVILINKADLLTTEQRSAWAEFFEKENVKVIFWSALAEAIQLIRDSKEEVNEDTGEAIRAEFENSSCDESEILHKETEHLSLSEAARSDEDDSEYEDCPEEEEQEDWQTCSEEGSGPDEEACGQDWKESCTVNSEAQGRRTPQKRQIHNFSHLVSKQELLEILKQIHPGKKVKDGQLTVGLVGYPNVGKSSTINTIMGDKKVSVSATPGHTKHFQTLYVEPGLCLCDCPGLVMPSFVSTKAEMICSGILPIDQMRDHVPPVSLICQHIPRHVLEATYGIDIVKPREDEDPQRPPTAEELLTAYGYMRGFRTAHGQPDQPRSARYILKDYVNGKLLYCQPPPGSDPVTFQYQHHRLLEKKVNGGEIKVHRGRNRKANQIENVVDKTFFHQENVRALTKGVQAVMGYKPGSGLVPAATVSSERGAGKPWKKHGNRNKKEKSRRLFRHLDT is encoded by the exons ATGACTTCCTTGCCACTGCAGAACTTGCAGGAACAGAGTTTGTTGCTG gtCAAGAGGAACACTGCTGAAGGTGTCCTGTTATCCTTGGATAGGACCTCCCCTTGGCATTTTG AGAAGCTTAATATTAAATTTGTGCCTCCTGAGGCTAGAACTGGACTATTGTCTTTTGAGGAGAATCAGAGAATTAAGAAACtccatgaagaaaacaaacagttcTTGTGTATACCAAGGAG ACCAAAGTGGGACCAAAAAACTAGCCCAGAAGAACTCagacaggcagagaaagataaCTTTCTAGATTGGCGACGTCAGCTTGTCCG GTTGGAAGAGGAACAAAACCTGATATTGACTCCATTTGAAAGAAATTTGGACTTTTGGCGCCAGCTCTGGAGGGTGATTGAGAGAAG tgatgtcGTCGTCCAGATAGTAGATGCTCGAAATCCGCTCCTGTTTAGGTGCGAGGATTTG GAATGTTACGTGAAAACAGTCGATGACAGCAAGGAGAATGTTATTCTGATAAATAAGGCAGACTTGTTGACTACTGAGCAGCGGAGTGCCTGGGCTGAGTTCTTcgaaaaggaaaatgtgaaggTCATTTTCTGGTCGGCTTTGGCTGAAGCCATTCAACTGATTCGTGACTCTAAG GAAGAAGTAAACGAAGACACCGGAGAAGCCATCAGAGCTGAGTTTGAAAACTCCAGTTGTGACGAATCTGAAATTCTACACAAAGAGACTGAGCATCTTTCACTTAGTGAAGCTGCCAGGAGTGATGAAGATGACAGCGAGTATGAGGACTGcccggaggaggaggagcaggaggactGGCAGACGTGTTCGGAAGAGGGCAGCGGCCCTGACGAGGAGGCCTGTGGCCAGGATTGGAAGGAAAGCTGTACTGTGAATTCTGAGGCTCAAGGAAGGAGAACCCCGCAGAAGAGGCAAATACACAATTTTAGCCACCTGGTATCAAAGCAGGAATTATTGGAGATCTTGAAGCAGATACACCCAGGGAAGAAGGTGAAGGATGGACAACTTACTGTTGGACTG GTGGGCTACCCGAATGTGGGTAAGAGTTCAACGATCAACACCATCATGGGCGACAAGAAGGTGTCTGTGTCTGCCACGCCGGGTCACACCAAGCACTTTCAG ACGCTCTATGTGGAACCTGGCCTCTGCTTATGTGACTGCCCAGGCCTGGTGATGCCATCCTTCGTCTCTACCAAAGCTGAGATGATCTGCAGTGGAATCCTCCCGATTGACCAGATGAGAGACCACGTCCCGCCTGTATCACTAAT TTGCCAGCATATTCCGAGACATGTTTTAGAAGCTACATACGGCATTGACATTGTAAAGCCGAGAGAAGACGAAGACCCCCAGCGACCTCCAACAGCAGAAGAGCTGTTGACGGCTTATGGAT ATATGCGAGGATTCAGGACAGCACATGGACAGCCAGACCAGCCTCGATCTGCACGCTACATCCTGAAGGATTATGTCAAT GGTAAACTCCTGTACTGTCAGCCCCCGCCTGGAAGCGATCCTGTGACCTTTCAGTATCAACACCATCGACTCCTAGAGAAAAAAGTGAATGGTGGGGAAATAAAAGTGCACCGgggcagaaatagaaaagcaaatcAGATTGAAAATGTAGTGGACAAAACTTTTTTCCATCAa GAAAATGTGAGAGCTTTGACCAAAGGAGTCCAGGCTGTGATGGGCTACAAGCCTGGGAGTGGCCTGGTGCCGGCGGCCACTGTGAGCTCTGAGAGGGGGGCTGGCAAGCCCTGGAAAAAACatggcaatagaaataaaaaagagaaaagtcgcAGACTCTTTAGGCACCTGGATACGTGA
- the LSG1 gene encoding large subunit GTPase 1 homolog isoform X3, with protein sequence MVYELHTSELNDGYDWGRLNLQSVTEQSSLDDFLATAELAGTEFVAEKLNIKFVPPEARTGLLSFEENQRIKKLHEENKQFLCIPRRPKWDQKTSPEELRQAEKDNFLDWRRQLVRLEEEQNLILTPFERNLDFWRQLWRVIERSDVVVQIVDARNPLLFRCEDLECYVKTVDDSKENVILINKADLLTTEQRSAWAEFFEKENVKVIFWSALAEAIQLIRDSKEEVNEDTGEAIRAEFENSSCDESEILHKETEHLSLSEAARSDEDDSEYEDCPEEEEQEDWQTCSEEGSGPDEEACGQDWKESCTVNSEAQGRRTPQKRQIHNFSHLVSKQELLEILKQIHPGKKVKDGQLTVGLVGYPNVGKSSTINTIMGDKKVSVSATPGHTKHFQTLYVEPGLCLCDCPGLVMPSFVSTKAEMICSGILPIDQMRDHVPPVSLICQHIPRHVLEATYGIDIVKPREDEDPQRPPTAEELLTAYGYMRGFRTAHGQPDQPRSARYILKDYVNGKLLYCQPPPGSDPVTFQYQHHRLLEKKVNGGEIKVHRGRNRKANQIENVVDKTFFHQENVRALTKGVQAVMGYKPGSGLVPAATVSSERGAGKPWKKHGNRNKKEKSRRLFRHLDT encoded by the exons ATGGTATATGAG TTGCACACGAGTGAACTCAACGATGGCTATGATTGGGGTCGTCTTAATCTTCAGTCCGTGACTGAACAGAGCTCTCTGGATGACTTCCTTGCCACTGCAGAACTTGCAGGAACAGAGTTTGTTGCTG AGAAGCTTAATATTAAATTTGTGCCTCCTGAGGCTAGAACTGGACTATTGTCTTTTGAGGAGAATCAGAGAATTAAGAAACtccatgaagaaaacaaacagttcTTGTGTATACCAAGGAG ACCAAAGTGGGACCAAAAAACTAGCCCAGAAGAACTCagacaggcagagaaagataaCTTTCTAGATTGGCGACGTCAGCTTGTCCG GTTGGAAGAGGAACAAAACCTGATATTGACTCCATTTGAAAGAAATTTGGACTTTTGGCGCCAGCTCTGGAGGGTGATTGAGAGAAG tgatgtcGTCGTCCAGATAGTAGATGCTCGAAATCCGCTCCTGTTTAGGTGCGAGGATTTG GAATGTTACGTGAAAACAGTCGATGACAGCAAGGAGAATGTTATTCTGATAAATAAGGCAGACTTGTTGACTACTGAGCAGCGGAGTGCCTGGGCTGAGTTCTTcgaaaaggaaaatgtgaaggTCATTTTCTGGTCGGCTTTGGCTGAAGCCATTCAACTGATTCGTGACTCTAAG GAAGAAGTAAACGAAGACACCGGAGAAGCCATCAGAGCTGAGTTTGAAAACTCCAGTTGTGACGAATCTGAAATTCTACACAAAGAGACTGAGCATCTTTCACTTAGTGAAGCTGCCAGGAGTGATGAAGATGACAGCGAGTATGAGGACTGcccggaggaggaggagcaggaggactGGCAGACGTGTTCGGAAGAGGGCAGCGGCCCTGACGAGGAGGCCTGTGGCCAGGATTGGAAGGAAAGCTGTACTGTGAATTCTGAGGCTCAAGGAAGGAGAACCCCGCAGAAGAGGCAAATACACAATTTTAGCCACCTGGTATCAAAGCAGGAATTATTGGAGATCTTGAAGCAGATACACCCAGGGAAGAAGGTGAAGGATGGACAACTTACTGTTGGACTG GTGGGCTACCCGAATGTGGGTAAGAGTTCAACGATCAACACCATCATGGGCGACAAGAAGGTGTCTGTGTCTGCCACGCCGGGTCACACCAAGCACTTTCAG ACGCTCTATGTGGAACCTGGCCTCTGCTTATGTGACTGCCCAGGCCTGGTGATGCCATCCTTCGTCTCTACCAAAGCTGAGATGATCTGCAGTGGAATCCTCCCGATTGACCAGATGAGAGACCACGTCCCGCCTGTATCACTAAT TTGCCAGCATATTCCGAGACATGTTTTAGAAGCTACATACGGCATTGACATTGTAAAGCCGAGAGAAGACGAAGACCCCCAGCGACCTCCAACAGCAGAAGAGCTGTTGACGGCTTATGGAT ATATGCGAGGATTCAGGACAGCACATGGACAGCCAGACCAGCCTCGATCTGCACGCTACATCCTGAAGGATTATGTCAAT GGTAAACTCCTGTACTGTCAGCCCCCGCCTGGAAGCGATCCTGTGACCTTTCAGTATCAACACCATCGACTCCTAGAGAAAAAAGTGAATGGTGGGGAAATAAAAGTGCACCGgggcagaaatagaaaagcaaatcAGATTGAAAATGTAGTGGACAAAACTTTTTTCCATCAa GAAAATGTGAGAGCTTTGACCAAAGGAGTCCAGGCTGTGATGGGCTACAAGCCTGGGAGTGGCCTGGTGCCGGCGGCCACTGTGAGCTCTGAGAGGGGGGCTGGCAAGCCCTGGAAAAAACatggcaatagaaataaaaaagagaaaagtcgcAGACTCTTTAGGCACCTGGATACGTGA
- the LSG1 gene encoding large subunit GTPase 1 homolog isoform X1 has product MPGDKLGPCPVSRGSVWKFLHRKDMRTVFYIRLFKELTAQEPLLHTSELNDGYDWGRLNLQSVTEQSSLDDFLATAELAGTEFVAEKLNIKFVPPEARTGLLSFEENQRIKKLHEENKQFLCIPRRPKWDQKTSPEELRQAEKDNFLDWRRQLVRLEEEQNLILTPFERNLDFWRQLWRVIERSDVVVQIVDARNPLLFRCEDLECYVKTVDDSKENVILINKADLLTTEQRSAWAEFFEKENVKVIFWSALAEAIQLIRDSKEEVNEDTGEAIRAEFENSSCDESEILHKETEHLSLSEAARSDEDDSEYEDCPEEEEQEDWQTCSEEGSGPDEEACGQDWKESCTVNSEAQGRRTPQKRQIHNFSHLVSKQELLEILKQIHPGKKVKDGQLTVGLVGYPNVGKSSTINTIMGDKKVSVSATPGHTKHFQTLYVEPGLCLCDCPGLVMPSFVSTKAEMICSGILPIDQMRDHVPPVSLICQHIPRHVLEATYGIDIVKPREDEDPQRPPTAEELLTAYGYMRGFRTAHGQPDQPRSARYILKDYVNGKLLYCQPPPGSDPVTFQYQHHRLLEKKVNGGEIKVHRGRNRKANQIENVVDKTFFHQENVRALTKGVQAVMGYKPGSGLVPAATVSSERGAGKPWKKHGNRNKKEKSRRLFRHLDT; this is encoded by the exons ATGCCAGGGGACAAGCTTGGCCCTTGCCCTGTAAGCCGTGGAAGTGTCTGGAAGTTTCTGCACAGGAAAGACATGAGAACTGTTTTCTATATTCGTTTGTTCAAAGAATTGACTGCCCAAGAGCCGCTG TTGCACACGAGTGAACTCAACGATGGCTATGATTGGGGTCGTCTTAATCTTCAGTCCGTGACTGAACAGAGCTCTCTGGATGACTTCCTTGCCACTGCAGAACTTGCAGGAACAGAGTTTGTTGCTG AGAAGCTTAATATTAAATTTGTGCCTCCTGAGGCTAGAACTGGACTATTGTCTTTTGAGGAGAATCAGAGAATTAAGAAACtccatgaagaaaacaaacagttcTTGTGTATACCAAGGAG ACCAAAGTGGGACCAAAAAACTAGCCCAGAAGAACTCagacaggcagagaaagataaCTTTCTAGATTGGCGACGTCAGCTTGTCCG GTTGGAAGAGGAACAAAACCTGATATTGACTCCATTTGAAAGAAATTTGGACTTTTGGCGCCAGCTCTGGAGGGTGATTGAGAGAAG tgatgtcGTCGTCCAGATAGTAGATGCTCGAAATCCGCTCCTGTTTAGGTGCGAGGATTTG GAATGTTACGTGAAAACAGTCGATGACAGCAAGGAGAATGTTATTCTGATAAATAAGGCAGACTTGTTGACTACTGAGCAGCGGAGTGCCTGGGCTGAGTTCTTcgaaaaggaaaatgtgaaggTCATTTTCTGGTCGGCTTTGGCTGAAGCCATTCAACTGATTCGTGACTCTAAG GAAGAAGTAAACGAAGACACCGGAGAAGCCATCAGAGCTGAGTTTGAAAACTCCAGTTGTGACGAATCTGAAATTCTACACAAAGAGACTGAGCATCTTTCACTTAGTGAAGCTGCCAGGAGTGATGAAGATGACAGCGAGTATGAGGACTGcccggaggaggaggagcaggaggactGGCAGACGTGTTCGGAAGAGGGCAGCGGCCCTGACGAGGAGGCCTGTGGCCAGGATTGGAAGGAAAGCTGTACTGTGAATTCTGAGGCTCAAGGAAGGAGAACCCCGCAGAAGAGGCAAATACACAATTTTAGCCACCTGGTATCAAAGCAGGAATTATTGGAGATCTTGAAGCAGATACACCCAGGGAAGAAGGTGAAGGATGGACAACTTACTGTTGGACTG GTGGGCTACCCGAATGTGGGTAAGAGTTCAACGATCAACACCATCATGGGCGACAAGAAGGTGTCTGTGTCTGCCACGCCGGGTCACACCAAGCACTTTCAG ACGCTCTATGTGGAACCTGGCCTCTGCTTATGTGACTGCCCAGGCCTGGTGATGCCATCCTTCGTCTCTACCAAAGCTGAGATGATCTGCAGTGGAATCCTCCCGATTGACCAGATGAGAGACCACGTCCCGCCTGTATCACTAAT TTGCCAGCATATTCCGAGACATGTTTTAGAAGCTACATACGGCATTGACATTGTAAAGCCGAGAGAAGACGAAGACCCCCAGCGACCTCCAACAGCAGAAGAGCTGTTGACGGCTTATGGAT ATATGCGAGGATTCAGGACAGCACATGGACAGCCAGACCAGCCTCGATCTGCACGCTACATCCTGAAGGATTATGTCAAT GGTAAACTCCTGTACTGTCAGCCCCCGCCTGGAAGCGATCCTGTGACCTTTCAGTATCAACACCATCGACTCCTAGAGAAAAAAGTGAATGGTGGGGAAATAAAAGTGCACCGgggcagaaatagaaaagcaaatcAGATTGAAAATGTAGTGGACAAAACTTTTTTCCATCAa GAAAATGTGAGAGCTTTGACCAAAGGAGTCCAGGCTGTGATGGGCTACAAGCCTGGGAGTGGCCTGGTGCCGGCGGCCACTGTGAGCTCTGAGAGGGGGGCTGGCAAGCCCTGGAAAAAACatggcaatagaaataaaaaagagaaaagtcgcAGACTCTTTAGGCACCTGGATACGTGA
- the LSG1 gene encoding large subunit GTPase 1 homolog isoform X2: MGRRRVPEAGPLGRALIRQQVQRSRSHRHTDSWLHTSELNDGYDWGRLNLQSVTEQSSLDDFLATAELAGTEFVAEKLNIKFVPPEARTGLLSFEENQRIKKLHEENKQFLCIPRRPKWDQKTSPEELRQAEKDNFLDWRRQLVRLEEEQNLILTPFERNLDFWRQLWRVIERSDVVVQIVDARNPLLFRCEDLECYVKTVDDSKENVILINKADLLTTEQRSAWAEFFEKENVKVIFWSALAEAIQLIRDSKEEVNEDTGEAIRAEFENSSCDESEILHKETEHLSLSEAARSDEDDSEYEDCPEEEEQEDWQTCSEEGSGPDEEACGQDWKESCTVNSEAQGRRTPQKRQIHNFSHLVSKQELLEILKQIHPGKKVKDGQLTVGLVGYPNVGKSSTINTIMGDKKVSVSATPGHTKHFQTLYVEPGLCLCDCPGLVMPSFVSTKAEMICSGILPIDQMRDHVPPVSLICQHIPRHVLEATYGIDIVKPREDEDPQRPPTAEELLTAYGYMRGFRTAHGQPDQPRSARYILKDYVNGKLLYCQPPPGSDPVTFQYQHHRLLEKKVNGGEIKVHRGRNRKANQIENVVDKTFFHQENVRALTKGVQAVMGYKPGSGLVPAATVSSERGAGKPWKKHGNRNKKEKSRRLFRHLDT; encoded by the exons TTGCACACGAGTGAACTCAACGATGGCTATGATTGGGGTCGTCTTAATCTTCAGTCCGTGACTGAACAGAGCTCTCTGGATGACTTCCTTGCCACTGCAGAACTTGCAGGAACAGAGTTTGTTGCTG AGAAGCTTAATATTAAATTTGTGCCTCCTGAGGCTAGAACTGGACTATTGTCTTTTGAGGAGAATCAGAGAATTAAGAAACtccatgaagaaaacaaacagttcTTGTGTATACCAAGGAG ACCAAAGTGGGACCAAAAAACTAGCCCAGAAGAACTCagacaggcagagaaagataaCTTTCTAGATTGGCGACGTCAGCTTGTCCG GTTGGAAGAGGAACAAAACCTGATATTGACTCCATTTGAAAGAAATTTGGACTTTTGGCGCCAGCTCTGGAGGGTGATTGAGAGAAG tgatgtcGTCGTCCAGATAGTAGATGCTCGAAATCCGCTCCTGTTTAGGTGCGAGGATTTG GAATGTTACGTGAAAACAGTCGATGACAGCAAGGAGAATGTTATTCTGATAAATAAGGCAGACTTGTTGACTACTGAGCAGCGGAGTGCCTGGGCTGAGTTCTTcgaaaaggaaaatgtgaaggTCATTTTCTGGTCGGCTTTGGCTGAAGCCATTCAACTGATTCGTGACTCTAAG GAAGAAGTAAACGAAGACACCGGAGAAGCCATCAGAGCTGAGTTTGAAAACTCCAGTTGTGACGAATCTGAAATTCTACACAAAGAGACTGAGCATCTTTCACTTAGTGAAGCTGCCAGGAGTGATGAAGATGACAGCGAGTATGAGGACTGcccggaggaggaggagcaggaggactGGCAGACGTGTTCGGAAGAGGGCAGCGGCCCTGACGAGGAGGCCTGTGGCCAGGATTGGAAGGAAAGCTGTACTGTGAATTCTGAGGCTCAAGGAAGGAGAACCCCGCAGAAGAGGCAAATACACAATTTTAGCCACCTGGTATCAAAGCAGGAATTATTGGAGATCTTGAAGCAGATACACCCAGGGAAGAAGGTGAAGGATGGACAACTTACTGTTGGACTG GTGGGCTACCCGAATGTGGGTAAGAGTTCAACGATCAACACCATCATGGGCGACAAGAAGGTGTCTGTGTCTGCCACGCCGGGTCACACCAAGCACTTTCAG ACGCTCTATGTGGAACCTGGCCTCTGCTTATGTGACTGCCCAGGCCTGGTGATGCCATCCTTCGTCTCTACCAAAGCTGAGATGATCTGCAGTGGAATCCTCCCGATTGACCAGATGAGAGACCACGTCCCGCCTGTATCACTAAT TTGCCAGCATATTCCGAGACATGTTTTAGAAGCTACATACGGCATTGACATTGTAAAGCCGAGAGAAGACGAAGACCCCCAGCGACCTCCAACAGCAGAAGAGCTGTTGACGGCTTATGGAT ATATGCGAGGATTCAGGACAGCACATGGACAGCCAGACCAGCCTCGATCTGCACGCTACATCCTGAAGGATTATGTCAAT GGTAAACTCCTGTACTGTCAGCCCCCGCCTGGAAGCGATCCTGTGACCTTTCAGTATCAACACCATCGACTCCTAGAGAAAAAAGTGAATGGTGGGGAAATAAAAGTGCACCGgggcagaaatagaaaagcaaatcAGATTGAAAATGTAGTGGACAAAACTTTTTTCCATCAa GAAAATGTGAGAGCTTTGACCAAAGGAGTCCAGGCTGTGATGGGCTACAAGCCTGGGAGTGGCCTGGTGCCGGCGGCCACTGTGAGCTCTGAGAGGGGGGCTGGCAAGCCCTGGAAAAAACatggcaatagaaataaaaaagagaaaagtcgcAGACTCTTTAGGCACCTGGATACGTGA